Proteins encoded within one genomic window of Deltaproteobacteria bacterium HGW-Deltaproteobacteria-2:
- a CDS encoding TetR family transcriptional regulator yields the protein MEKTDKHDDIVRASLELIAEHGFHGVPMSMIAKKAGVGAGTIYRYFKSKDALITELHQELEAKISASLRQGYSEDQPLKERFLYLIRELLRYFIAHPLHFRYMEQYFNSPYGISLHRDRLLGRSGNHDILMDIFAEGIEQQVLKELPKAALFSLAFGPLISLMRDHILGFVNLDENLIKQATEACWDGIRNSANI from the coding sequence ATGGAAAAAACAGACAAGCATGACGATATAGTTCGAGCGTCCCTGGAACTTATTGCGGAACATGGCTTTCATGGCGTGCCCATGTCCATGATTGCCAAAAAAGCCGGTGTGGGAGCTGGAACTATTTATCGCTATTTCAAAAGCAAAGATGCCCTTATTACAGAGTTGCATCAGGAACTGGAAGCTAAAATCAGTGCATCTCTTCGCCAGGGGTATTCTGAAGATCAACCTCTTAAGGAAAGATTTCTCTATTTGATCAGGGAACTTCTCCGGTACTTTATAGCACATCCTCTTCATTTTCGTTACATGGAGCAGTACTTCAACTCTCCATACGGTATATCTCTTCACAGGGACAGACTTTTGGGCAGGTCGGGAAACCATGATATCCTGATGGATATTTTTGCGGAGGGAATTGAACAGCAGGTTCTCAAAGAGCTCCCGAAAGCCGCGTTATTTTCTCTTGCTTTCGGCCCTTTGATCTCACTGATGCGCGACCATATTCTGGGTTTTGTGAATCTGGATGAAAACCTGATCAAACAAGCCACTGAAGCCTGCTGGGATGGAATCAGAAATAGTGCAAATATCTAA
- a CDS encoding efflux transporter periplasmic adaptor subunit has protein sequence MKKNDIKRWSVTVAIIFAAVFIVSGCGKQNTGGPPPIPEVAFIVIKTEPVVTTTELTGRTSANLIAEVRPQISGIIQERLFTEGANVKAGQMLFKIDPALYWSALDNAKAALARSEANLPAIQLKVNRLRELLIEKAVSQQDYDDASAALKQVQADIQYGKATVETARINLKYTTITAPIAGRIGRSTITKGALVTAHQPIALATIQKMDPMYVDVTQSTADILRLRRQLQEGQLDQNGKDQQKVKLLLDDGTEYPLKGELKFRDVTVDPTTGSVILRIVFPNPKDILMPGMFVRAVVQEGIHKKAVLVPQQAVSRDPKGNPVTLIVDKSGFVQQKQLTLDRAIGSEWLVTSGLEPGDRVIVEGLLKVKPGIPVKAVPWENVEKNSTKNNNSVSPVKAK, from the coding sequence ATGAAAAAGAATGACATAAAAAGATGGTCGGTTACTGTTGCGATTATTTTTGCAGCGGTCTTTATCGTCAGCGGTTGCGGAAAGCAGAACACAGGCGGTCCTCCACCCATACCAGAAGTCGCCTTTATTGTTATAAAGACGGAACCTGTTGTGACGACAACAGAACTTACTGGTCGGACATCTGCCAATTTAATCGCTGAAGTTCGACCCCAGATTAGTGGTATTATCCAAGAACGTTTATTTACGGAAGGTGCTAATGTTAAAGCCGGCCAGATGCTCTTTAAGATTGACCCTGCCCTTTATTGGTCTGCTCTTGATAACGCCAAGGCTGCGCTTGCCAGATCTGAGGCTAATTTACCGGCCATCCAGTTAAAGGTAAATCGATTACGGGAATTGCTGATCGAAAAAGCAGTCAGCCAACAGGACTATGATGATGCTTCGGCCGCATTAAAACAGGTTCAGGCTGACATCCAGTATGGCAAGGCTACTGTAGAAACTGCCCGCATTAACCTTAAATACACTACTATTACGGCACCAATTGCCGGCAGAATTGGCAGATCCACCATCACGAAGGGTGCTCTGGTCACGGCTCATCAGCCAATAGCTTTAGCTACCATTCAAAAAATGGATCCGATGTATGTAGATGTAACCCAGTCCACTGCAGATATCCTTCGTTTGCGTCGTCAACTACAGGAAGGTCAACTGGATCAAAATGGTAAAGATCAGCAAAAGGTAAAACTACTTTTAGACGACGGAACTGAATACCCTTTAAAAGGAGAACTCAAATTCCGCGATGTAACAGTTGATCCCACAACAGGATCGGTTATTTTACGAATTGTATTTCCCAATCCGAAGGATATTCTGATGCCGGGAATGTTTGTCCGCGCAGTTGTACAGGAAGGTATTCACAAAAAGGCTGTTCTGGTTCCGCAACAGGCAGTGTCACGAGATCCCAAAGGGAATCCTGTCACGTTAATCGTAGACAAAAGCGGATTTGTGCAACAGAAGCAGCTTACTCTTGATCGTGCCATAGGTAGTGAATGGCTGGTTACATCAGGCCTGGAACCGGGCGACCGTGTGATTGTTGAGGGATTGCTAAAGGTAAAGCCTGGAATACCTGTCAAAGCTGTCCCTTGGGAAAACGTTGAAAAAAACAGCACTAAAAATAATAACTCGGTCTCTCCCGTAAAAGCAAAATGA
- a CDS encoding hydrophobe/amphiphile efflux-1 family RND transporter, producing MLSKFFLKRPVFAWVIAIIIMAAGTLAIYNLPISQYPQMAPPSIAIASSYPGSSAETVENSVTQLIEQKMTGLENMIYMSSSSDSAGGSRLELTFAPGTDPDFAWSQVQNKLQSAMPSLPDVVKNQGVQVVKSTRNYLMIVGMISEDGSMDGTDLRDFAKSNLEKVLARVPGVGEVEVFGSGYSMRIWLDPDKLTAYYLTVDDVIAALKSYNVEVSAGQFGGSPAVKGQRLNASIVVQNMLSTPEEFAAIPVRINPDGSSVRLRDVGRSELGSEIYDIEVAYNGKAAGGIAIRQAAGANALDTADAVKAKLEEMSRFFPAGLKIIYPHDTTPFIRVAIGEVVKTLFEAILLVFLVMWLFLGNIRATLIPTIAVPVVILGTFGILGLLGYSINMLTMFAMVLAIGLLVDDAIVVVENVERIMSEEGLHPKEATAKSMEQITSALIGIGLVLSAVFGPMAFFPGSTGVIYRQFSVTIISAMLLSVFVALILTPVLCASLLKPVKAGHEPAESAIVFLRPFFLWFDRVFFKIRDWCVGLVDHSLSRKLRYIIIFLVISAVMGALFMRMPTAYLPDEDQGILLAQVMMPTGSTLEQTKEISKKIELYFNEHEKEAVASTMTISGIGFSGRSQNNGMVFIKLKDWDLRKRKDLTAKAVAGRAMGALSGIRNAMIFTFPPPAVPELGMAKGFDFQLLDRGGLGHQALMNAQYQLLGIVSKDPRVSSVRPNSMMDVPQYRIDVDWEKAGAFGVPISSIHRTISASFGSAYANDFMQGGRIKRVYIQADAPYRMLPNNLEKLYVRNMQGKMVPFSSFATGRWTSGPPQLARFNGFPSINIWGEPAPGKSSGEAMKAMEEAVEKLPKGFGFDWTGLSYQERMSSTQAPLLYAFSIFVIFLCLAALYESWTIPISVLLVLPLGVIGGIIASSMRGLANDVYFQIGLLTTLGLTTKNAILIVQFAKSGVEKGMGLIESTLQGVKLRFRPIVMTSLAFGFGVLPLVLTSGAGAGAQNAIGTSVLGGMFTATILVVVFVPLFYVLIEKLFGRKQKQKPVVTDKTNSSEVK from the coding sequence ATGTTATCTAAATTTTTTCTCAAACGTCCGGTCTTCGCGTGGGTCATTGCAATTATCATCATGGCTGCCGGAACTCTTGCCATATACAATCTGCCCATTTCCCAGTATCCGCAGATGGCTCCGCCTTCGATCGCTATTGCCTCCTCCTATCCGGGATCTTCGGCTGAAACTGTGGAAAACAGCGTAACCCAGCTGATCGAACAGAAAATGACCGGCCTGGAAAACATGATATATATGTCCTCCTCCAGCGATTCGGCAGGCGGTTCGCGCCTCGAGCTTACATTTGCTCCGGGAACAGATCCTGATTTTGCCTGGTCACAAGTCCAAAACAAACTTCAATCGGCCATGCCCAGCCTTCCCGATGTCGTAAAGAACCAGGGTGTACAGGTAGTTAAATCCACCCGCAACTATCTTATGATTGTGGGCATGATTTCAGAAGACGGCAGCATGGACGGCACGGACCTGAGAGATTTTGCCAAATCCAATCTGGAAAAAGTCCTCGCTCGTGTACCCGGTGTGGGAGAAGTGGAAGTTTTCGGTAGTGGCTATTCTATGCGTATTTGGCTTGATCCGGATAAATTAACGGCTTATTACCTCACTGTGGATGATGTGATAGCTGCGCTTAAGTCATACAATGTGGAAGTTTCCGCCGGTCAGTTCGGCGGTTCACCGGCTGTAAAAGGACAGCGCTTGAATGCTTCCATCGTTGTCCAAAACATGCTTTCAACTCCCGAAGAGTTTGCGGCCATCCCTGTGCGCATTAATCCAGACGGTTCCTCTGTGCGTCTCAGAGATGTTGGACGTTCGGAACTGGGAAGCGAAATATACGACATCGAAGTCGCATATAATGGTAAAGCTGCCGGAGGAATTGCTATCCGTCAGGCTGCCGGCGCCAATGCACTGGACACTGCAGATGCCGTCAAAGCGAAATTGGAGGAGATGAGCCGCTTCTTTCCCGCCGGTTTAAAGATTATCTATCCGCATGACACTACTCCATTTATCAGGGTGGCGATCGGTGAAGTTGTAAAAACACTTTTTGAAGCCATATTACTTGTCTTTCTGGTTATGTGGCTTTTTCTGGGTAATATCAGAGCGACTCTTATCCCCACTATAGCGGTTCCGGTGGTTATTCTTGGAACATTCGGAATACTTGGACTTCTTGGTTATTCCATCAACATGCTGACCATGTTTGCCATGGTTTTGGCCATTGGTCTTCTGGTTGATGATGCCATTGTCGTCGTGGAAAACGTGGAACGAATAATGTCAGAGGAAGGTCTCCATCCCAAAGAGGCTACCGCAAAATCAATGGAACAAATTACAAGCGCTCTGATAGGTATCGGATTGGTTCTTTCGGCAGTGTTCGGACCGATGGCATTTTTCCCCGGTTCCACCGGAGTCATCTACCGGCAGTTTTCCGTTACCATCATTTCTGCCATGCTTCTTTCTGTCTTTGTGGCTTTGATTCTTACACCAGTACTCTGCGCATCTCTTCTCAAACCTGTCAAGGCAGGACATGAACCGGCGGAAAGCGCGATAGTTTTTCTTCGTCCTTTTTTCCTGTGGTTTGACCGCGTATTCTTTAAAATCAGAGATTGGTGTGTGGGATTGGTTGATCACTCCTTATCCCGAAAATTACGTTACATAATTATATTCCTTGTAATCTCCGCAGTCATGGGGGCACTTTTTATGCGCATGCCGACTGCTTACCTGCCGGATGAAGATCAGGGTATTTTGCTCGCTCAAGTGATGATGCCTACCGGCTCCACGCTGGAGCAGACCAAAGAGATATCAAAAAAAATAGAGCTTTATTTCAATGAGCATGAAAAAGAAGCAGTGGCATCAACCATGACCATTTCCGGTATCGGGTTCTCCGGTCGGTCCCAAAATAATGGAATGGTGTTTATAAAACTCAAAGACTGGGATTTGCGCAAGCGTAAAGATCTTACTGCCAAAGCCGTCGCCGGCCGCGCCATGGGCGCTCTTTCCGGCATCCGCAACGCCATGATCTTTACCTTTCCTCCTCCTGCTGTTCCGGAACTGGGTATGGCTAAGGGTTTTGACTTCCAGCTACTGGACAGAGGTGGATTGGGCCATCAGGCGCTGATGAATGCCCAATATCAGCTTTTAGGTATTGTGTCCAAAGACCCGCGGGTTAGCTCGGTGCGTCCCAACAGCATGATGGATGTGCCACAGTACCGCATCGACGTGGACTGGGAGAAGGCCGGCGCTTTTGGCGTACCAATCTCATCCATTCACAGAACCATCTCCGCCTCTTTCGGCAGTGCTTATGCCAACGACTTCATGCAGGGAGGCCGGATTAAACGCGTTTACATTCAGGCTGACGCTCCTTATAGGATGCTGCCCAACAATCTGGAGAAACTTTATGTTCGCAATATGCAGGGTAAAATGGTCCCCTTCTCTTCATTTGCTACCGGACGTTGGACTTCCGGTCCTCCACAACTTGCACGCTTCAACGGTTTTCCTTCTATCAACATATGGGGAGAACCAGCACCGGGGAAAAGCTCCGGAGAAGCGATGAAGGCCATGGAGGAAGCTGTGGAAAAGCTCCCCAAGGGATTTGGTTTTGACTGGACCGGACTCTCTTATCAGGAACGAATGTCCAGTACGCAGGCTCCCCTTCTATACGCTTTTTCAATTTTCGTTATTTTTCTTTGCTTAGCCGCGCTTTATGAAAGCTGGACCATACCAATATCCGTTCTTCTGGTGCTTCCGCTGGGTGTCATCGGTGGTATTATCGCTTCAAGCATGAGAGGACTGGCTAATGACGTATATTTTCAAATAGGTCTTCTGACAACACTGGGTCTGACCACCAAAAACGCGATTCTTATCGTCCAGTTTGCCAAATCAGGCGTGGAAAAAGGGATGGGGCTTATAGAGTCGACTCTGCAGGGAGTAAAACTGCGCTTCCGTCCCATCGTTATGACATCTTTAGCTTTTGGTTTCGGAGTTCTGCCTCTTGTTTTGACATCCGGTGCCGGCGCAGGAGCCCAGAACGCCATCGGCACAAGTGTGTTGGGTGGTATGTTTACGGCTACTATACTTGTAGTCGTGTTTGTTCCTCTTTTTTATGTTTTGATTGAAAAATTATTCGGCAGAAAGCAGAAGCAGAAACCGGTTGTAACAGACAAAACAAATTCATCCGAGGTTAAATAA
- a CDS encoding multidrug transporter has product MKEKLVLLPVVIIFFLLGGCTLAPKYTRPASPVPDQLPKSPAYQDTRTGTAAPTAAELSWREFITDKKMQKIVETALKNNRDLRIAALNVERARAYYGISRAELLPSVNAAGSMYKERMPGDLSSTGSAMTTEKYSVNMGISSWEIDFFGRIRSLKDKALEQYLATQEAHRGAQISLISVVAQAYLTLAADKENLNMVISTLETQEASYKLIRKRCDAGIASEIDLKRAQSQVDTARGDVARYKQLTVQDENFLNLLTGSTVPQEFLPQDLISVGIPKDISPGLSSELLLRRPDILAAEHQLKAANANIGAARAAFFPRIALTTTIGTASTELSGLFKAGQGTWTFAPQIVMPIFDARTWSAYDVTKVEKEISVAQYEKAIQTAFREVADALAEKSMVDQRLSAQQSLVDAVAETHRLANSRYTKGIDSYLSVLDAQRSLYGAKQVLTILRLTKINNQIILYKTLGGGKEN; this is encoded by the coding sequence ATGAAAGAAAAATTGGTTCTCCTACCGGTTGTTATAATATTCTTCCTCCTGGGTGGATGCACACTCGCTCCTAAATACACAAGACCTGCATCTCCCGTTCCTGATCAGTTGCCAAAAAGTCCTGCTTATCAGGACACAAGAACCGGCACGGCCGCCCCAACGGCAGCGGAGCTTTCATGGCGTGAATTCATTACCGATAAAAAAATGCAAAAAATCGTAGAAACGGCCTTGAAAAATAATCGTGACTTGCGAATAGCGGCCTTGAATGTCGAAAGAGCAAGAGCGTATTATGGTATTTCGCGAGCCGAGCTTTTGCCATCGGTTAATGCCGCGGGAAGTATGTATAAAGAAAGAATGCCTGGCGATCTTTCATCAACCGGAAGCGCCATGACTACTGAAAAATATAGTGTCAATATGGGTATCAGTTCCTGGGAAATTGATTTCTTCGGTCGTATACGCAGTCTGAAAGACAAGGCACTGGAACAATATTTGGCTACTCAAGAGGCACACCGCGGCGCGCAAATCTCACTGATATCAGTTGTTGCACAGGCATATCTTACCCTGGCCGCGGATAAGGAAAATTTAAATATGGTAATTTCCACATTGGAGACTCAGGAAGCTTCTTACAAATTAATCCGCAAACGTTGCGATGCAGGAATTGCTTCCGAAATAGATCTGAAGCGGGCACAAAGCCAGGTCGATACAGCCAGAGGAGACGTCGCTCGTTACAAACAACTTACAGTTCAGGATGAAAACTTTTTGAATCTTCTAACCGGATCTACAGTTCCACAGGAATTTCTGCCGCAGGATCTTATAAGCGTTGGTATACCCAAGGATATTTCTCCCGGACTATCATCCGAACTGCTCTTGCGCCGGCCGGACATTCTCGCTGCAGAACATCAGCTTAAAGCCGCTAACGCCAATATCGGCGCTGCCCGTGCGGCCTTTTTCCCCCGCATTGCTTTGACAACTACTATAGGAACGGCCAGCACTGAACTATCAGGCCTTTTTAAAGCAGGCCAGGGCACATGGACTTTTGCTCCGCAGATCGTTATGCCGATATTCGATGCCCGTACCTGGTCGGCATACGATGTAACAAAAGTTGAAAAGGAAATCTCAGTAGCCCAATACGAAAAAGCCATCCAAACGGCTTTTCGGGAAGTTGCCGACGCTCTTGCAGAAAAAAGTATGGTTGATCAGCGTCTCTCTGCTCAACAATCATTGGTTGACGCAGTTGCAGAAACCCATCGTCTTGCTAACTCACGCTATACCAAGGGGATTGACAGTTACCTATCTGTTCTGGACGCCCAGCGTTCACTCTATGGCGCAAAACAGGTGTTAACAATCCTGCGGCTGACTAAAATTAACAATCAAATCATTCTTTATAAAACACTGGGCGGGGGTAAAGAAAATTAA
- a CDS encoding molecular chaperone DnaJ translates to MLFLKDVIKSELSAADGKQKGCLSCGSTKNINNRKYCSIRCRQNLRQKLNMRSGLLQALNTRYATFYFSDTKISLDIVPHGIKEVFRYESKRTTGNNPAADFSIMANALGNAWWKESKRTNKNYLASQHVLKLAKRCAISEGLQRPRLMRIPNIRGEVLDYLEIKKADLHSRELGRIIKNAYRRQVKIHHPDAGGQAVTFRKIHDAYKELLRWADNPVFIRRRGYLDKWYYDGENQKWVQPIPVRK, encoded by the coding sequence ATGTTATTTTTAAAAGATGTAATTAAAAGTGAATTATCCGCTGCCGATGGAAAACAAAAAGGATGTCTTTCCTGCGGATCAACGAAAAATATTAATAACCGAAAATATTGTTCGATCAGATGCCGCCAGAATCTCAGACAGAAACTCAATATGAGGAGCGGTTTGCTGCAGGCTTTAAACACGCGTTATGCGACTTTTTATTTTTCTGACACAAAAATAAGTCTGGATATTGTTCCTCATGGGATTAAAGAAGTATTCCGTTACGAAAGTAAGCGCACAACCGGAAATAATCCGGCAGCAGATTTCAGTATTATGGCCAATGCGTTGGGAAACGCATGGTGGAAGGAGTCGAAACGGACAAACAAGAATTATCTGGCATCACAGCATGTTTTGAAGTTAGCAAAACGCTGCGCTATTTCGGAAGGGTTGCAGCGTCCCCGATTAATGAGGATACCCAATATAAGAGGAGAAGTCCTGGATTATCTGGAAATAAAAAAGGCCGATCTTCATTCGCGTGAATTAGGAAGAATTATAAAAAATGCTTACCGGCGGCAGGTAAAAATTCACCATCCGGATGCCGGCGGTCAGGCGGTTACTTTTCGTAAAATTCACGATGCTTATAAAGAACTTTTACGCTGGGCAGATAATCCCGTTTTTATAAGACGCCGAGGCTATTTAGACAAATGGTATTATGATGGCGAAAATCAAAAATGGGTGCAGCCTATACCAGTCAGGAAATAA
- a CDS encoding carbonic anhydrase yields the protein MIEKNVKTDFSAKISEPVIGSNTYVHPLAAVIGNVILGNNVMVAPTACVRGDEGQPLYVGNETNVQDGVVIHALETELDGKSVEKNLMEVDGKKYAVYVGNRVSLAHQVQIHGPAVVMDDTFVGMKVLVFKSFVGNNCVIEPGVILMGVKVADGRFVPVGSVIKTQAEADALPVITADYPLKDMNKGVLHVNKALAKGYLASAEK from the coding sequence ATGATCGAAAAAAATGTGAAAACTGATTTCAGCGCAAAAATATCAGAGCCGGTTATCGGTTCGAACACTTATGTCCATCCGCTGGCGGCAGTGATTGGCAACGTTATTCTGGGCAATAATGTAATGGTAGCGCCGACAGCTTGTGTGCGCGGTGACGAAGGCCAGCCTCTTTATGTCGGCAATGAAACCAATGTGCAGGATGGAGTTGTCATTCATGCTCTGGAGACGGAGTTGGACGGCAAATCTGTGGAAAAAAATCTAATGGAAGTTGACGGCAAAAAATACGCGGTTTATGTGGGCAACCGTGTTTCCCTGGCGCATCAGGTGCAGATTCACGGACCGGCCGTGGTGATGGATGACACCTTTGTCGGAATGAAGGTGCTTGTGTTTAAATCTTTTGTCGGGAATAATTGCGTTATCGAGCCCGGCGTTATTTTAATGGGAGTTAAAGTTGCTGATGGCCGCTTTGTGCCTGTTGGATCGGTCATTAAAACTCAGGCTGAGGCGGATGCTCTGCCCGTGATTACAGCCGATTATCCGCTAAAGGATATGAACAAGGGCGTGCTGCATGTGAATAAAGCGCTGGCAAAGGGATATCTGGCATCTGCCGAAAAATAA
- a CDS encoding dephospho-CoA kinase has product MLNVGLTGGIACGKSTVAQMFVALGAHLIDFDRLAHYVQEPGKPAYKEVINRFGKDILQPDKKIDRIKLGNIVFADKKKLLELNNIVHPLVYQEWHIRLEKIKKKEKHAIILSDVPLLFEGKMQHLFDLTMLVVIAPEEQLCRLIRRNKMSREEAEERLKSQMPITEKIALADIVINNEDSVSETEKKVKQTWQELLRRENKIKT; this is encoded by the coding sequence ATGTTAAACGTCGGACTAACAGGCGGCATCGCCTGCGGGAAATCTACCGTAGCTCAAATGTTTGTTGCTCTGGGCGCTCATTTAATTGATTTTGACAGGCTTGCTCACTACGTTCAGGAACCGGGAAAACCGGCTTATAAAGAAGTTATTAATCGTTTCGGTAAAGACATTCTTCAACCGGATAAAAAAATAGACCGCATAAAACTGGGGAACATCGTCTTTGCTGATAAAAAGAAACTCCTTGAGCTCAACAACATTGTTCATCCTTTAGTTTATCAAGAGTGGCATATTCGATTGGAGAAAATTAAAAAAAAAGAAAAGCATGCCATTATTCTTTCTGATGTTCCTCTTCTGTTTGAAGGGAAAATGCAACATTTGTTTGATCTCACCATGCTGGTTGTTATTGCTCCGGAAGAACAACTTTGTCGTTTAATAAGACGCAATAAAATGAGCAGAGAAGAGGCGGAAGAAAGATTGAAAAGCCAGATGCCGATTACAGAGAAGATTGCGCTGGCCGATATTGTAATTAATAATGAGGATAGCGTTTCTGAAACCGAAAAGAAAGTTAAGCAAACATGGCAGGAACTGTTGCGGCGGGAAAACAAAATTAAAACTTAG
- a CDS encoding pantothenate kinase has protein sequence MLLVIDVGNTNTVLGLFDGDRLIHDWRIRTESDHTVDEYGVLITNLYQSSRMAAKEIKAVTAVIISCVVPPMLNILEPLCQKYFKIKPMIVGPGIKTGMPIFYDNPKEVGADRIVNAVAAYDKYRKESIIVDFGTATTFDYISPRGEYMGGCIAPGIVISTEALFARASKLPRVEFSKPKNIITKDTVSAIQAGIMFGYAGLVDGIVERMKAEAKTKPLVIATGGLARVVAQEAKSIDKIEEMLTLEGLRLIYNLNKKTC, from the coding sequence ATGCTTTTAGTCATTGATGTCGGCAACACGAATACAGTTTTGGGGCTTTTTGATGGAGATCGCTTAATCCACGACTGGCGTATTCGGACGGAAAGTGATCACACCGTTGACGAATATGGGGTCCTGATTACCAATCTTTATCAGTCCAGCCGGATGGCCGCTAAAGAAATCAAAGCAGTAACAGCCGTTATAATCTCCTGCGTTGTGCCGCCGATGCTCAATATTCTGGAACCATTGTGTCAGAAATATTTCAAAATCAAACCGATGATTGTGGGACCAGGCATTAAGACAGGGATGCCGATTTTTTACGATAATCCCAAAGAAGTGGGTGCAGACAGAATAGTTAATGCTGTTGCAGCTTATGACAAGTATCGTAAGGAATCAATTATTGTCGATTTTGGTACGGCGACGACTTTTGACTATATTTCTCCGAGGGGTGAATATATGGGAGGTTGCATAGCACCGGGAATAGTGATTTCCACTGAGGCGCTCTTTGCTCGTGCGTCCAAGTTGCCGCGTGTCGAATTCAGCAAGCCTAAAAATATCATTACCAAGGACACTGTTAGTGCCATTCAGGCGGGCATTATGTTCGGTTATGCGGGATTAGTGGACGGTATTGTTGAAAGGATGAAAGCGGAAGCAAAAACAAAACCGTTGGTGATCGCGACTGGAGGGCTGGCGCGAGTTGTAGCACAGGAAGCAAAGAGCATTGATAAAATAGAAGAGATGCTGACGTTGGAAGGTTTGCGTCTTATTTATAACCTCAATAAAAAAACATGTTAA
- a CDS encoding biotin--[acetyl-CoA-carboxylase] ligase: protein MDWNSEILEKSLAGKFFGHKFYYYPATGSTNEDAFRLGIAGAPEGTVVIADSQTKGRGRLQRSWHSPSGSNIHTTVILRPQMDPARATQISILAGVAVAEVLERYCPGRVKLKWPNDVLINEKKVCGILSQAKADVKEVDFIVLGIGINVNINYNQFPQEIQKLATSLSIETGRGINRLELIISLYENLTKWYKQLIQDGFDRIKEKWLSLSIMTGKPVEVIFQEEIVSGEATGLDEDGSLILLAGDREIKVSAGDATIVKR, encoded by the coding sequence ATGGATTGGAATTCAGAAATATTAGAAAAAAGCCTTGCCGGGAAATTTTTCGGCCATAAGTTTTATTATTATCCTGCAACAGGTTCAACCAATGAGGATGCTTTCAGGTTAGGCATTGCCGGCGCACCCGAAGGAACAGTAGTTATCGCTGATAGTCAGACCAAGGGCAGAGGACGATTACAGAGATCATGGCATTCACCCTCAGGCAGTAACATTCATACGACAGTTATTTTACGGCCGCAGATGGATCCAGCCAGAGCGACGCAGATTTCTATATTAGCAGGTGTTGCCGTAGCCGAAGTACTGGAGAGATATTGTCCTGGTAGGGTCAAACTTAAATGGCCCAATGACGTTCTTATTAATGAAAAGAAGGTTTGCGGTATTTTATCCCAGGCGAAAGCTGATGTAAAAGAAGTTGATTTTATCGTATTGGGCATCGGCATTAATGTGAATATCAACTACAATCAATTCCCCCAGGAAATACAAAAATTAGCGACTTCTTTATCCATAGAAACCGGCAGGGGAATTAACCGTCTGGAATTGATAATTAGCCTGTATGAAAATCTGACAAAATGGTATAAACAACTGATCCAGGACGGGTTTGACCGGATCAAAGAAAAATGGTTGAGTTTGTCGATTATGACCGGTAAACCTGTTGAGGTAATTTTTCAGGAAGAGATTGTCAGCGGAGAGGCAACAGGTCTTGATGAGGATGGTTCCCTGATTCTTCTTGCCGGAGATAGAGAAATTAAAGTATCCGCGGGAGACGCAACAATAGTAAAGAGGTGA